A genome region from Nitrospira sp. includes the following:
- a CDS encoding helix-turn-helix domain-containing protein encodes MPEQVLKRLYSVREAARYLGVSPWSVRNLQKLRTLPCVRQGRRVLFDIHDLERHIENHKTEVHDGHDLSPQET; translated from the coding sequence ATGCCAGAGCAAGTGCTGAAACGACTGTATTCCGTGAGGGAGGCGGCTCGCTACCTGGGGGTCAGCCCTTGGTCGGTTCGCAATCTTCAGAAATTACGGACTTTGCCCTGTGTGCGGCAAGGCCGTCGAGTGCTGTTCGATATTCATGATTTGGAACGGCACATCGAGAACCACAAAACGGAGGTCCATGATGGGCATGATTTATCGCCGCAAGAAACGTGA